Proteins from one Xiphophorus hellerii strain 12219 chromosome 8, Xiphophorus_hellerii-4.1, whole genome shotgun sequence genomic window:
- the slc45a2 gene encoding membrane-associated transporter protein: MTMLSEDQPVRPQPCKLPEPGKHVTTSLQQYTTDYPGSKEDYMTSGESAVFGIVEPPRRSRGRLILHSLVMFGREFCYAVEAAFVTPVLLSVGLPRSLYSLVWLISPILGFLLQPVIGSASDYCRSPWGRRRPYILVLGIMMLIGISMFLNGDAFISALVSDRSLKSIWSIVVVMFGVVLFDFAADFIDGPIKAYLFDVCSHSDKERGLHYHALFTGLGGACGYLVGAMDWGHSVLGRLLGSEYQVIYFFSALTWGFFLTVHLFSIPEQSLCKDPSVSDCSSPSALHLLGSHSNGYGALSKEPSSTAAPTSVSDVRPRSYSALGERPRSFSALGEANAVTSSSKQPNKEQKKMTFRSLMKAIIHMPNHYRCLCISHLLGWAAFLCNMLFFTDFMGQIVYKGNPYAEHNSTAYATYERGVEVGCWGLCINAVSSALYSYVQRFLLPYIGLKGLYFMGYFVFGMGTSLICLFPDVIATLILCSVFGVMSSTLYTIPFNLIAEYQREEEEQPKLQGGNKSPRGTGMDCAALTCMVQLAQIIVGAGLGGLVIAAGSVIVVVLSASAMSLIGCIFIALFIRYVE, encoded by the exons ATGACCATGTTATCAGAGGACCAGCCTGTAAGGCCCCAACCCTGCAAGCTCCCGGAGCCGGGCAAACACGTCACCACATCTTTGCAGCAGTACACCACAGACTACCCTGGCTCCAAAGAGGACTACATGACCAGCGGAGAGAGCGCCGTGTTTGGGATTGTGGAGCCCCCCAGACGCTCTCGAGGTCGCCTTATCCTGCACAGCCTCGTGATGTTTGGTCGGGAGTTTTGCTACGCTGTTGAGGCAGCCTTTGTGACTCCGGTGCTGCTGAGCGTGGGCCTTCCTCGCAGTCTGTACAGTCTCGTGTGGTTGATCAGCCCCATCCTAGGTTTCCTACTGCAACCTGTTATCGGCTCGGCCAGCGACTACTGTCGCTCCCCTTGGGGGCGGCGGAGGCCTTACATCCTGGTCCTTGGCATCATGATGCTGATAGGGATAAGCATGTTCCTCAATGGAGATGCTTTCATTTCAG CGCTGGTCAGTGACAGGTCATTGAAGAGCATCTGGTCCATCGTCGTGGTGATGTTCGGGGTCGTGCTGTTTGACTTCGCTGCTGATTTTATTGACGGCCCTATCAAGGCCTACCTGTTTGATGTGTGCTCACATTCAGACAAAGAGAGAGGTCTGCACTACCATGCTCTGTTCACAG GACTGGGCGGAGCTTGTGGCTACCTGGTGGGAGCGATGGACTGGGGCCACTCTGTTCTCGGTCGTCTTTTGGGCTCCGAGTACCAAGTCATCTACTTCTTCTCGGCACTCACCTGGGGCTTCTTCCTCACCGTTCACCTGTTTAGCATTCCAGAACAATCTCTGTGCAAGGACCCCTCAGTGTCTGACTGCTCCTCTCCCAGTGCCCTCCACTTACTGGGCTCCCACAGCAATGGTTACGGAGCACTCAGTAAGGAGCCCAGCTCTACCGCAGCCCCCACATCTGTTTCAGACGTCAGGCCAAGATCCTATTCAGCTTTGGGCGAAAGGCCGCGATCCTTCTCAGCTCTGGGAGAAGCTAACGCAGTGACATCCAGTTCCAAGCAGCCAAACAAG gagcagaagaagatgACATTCAGGTCCCTGATGAAAGCTATAATCCACATGCCAAACCACTACCGCTGCCTGTGCATCAGTCACTTGCTGGGTTGGGCGGCTTTTCTCTGCAACATGCTCTTTTTTACTGATTTCATGGGACAG ATTGTTTACAAAGGAAATCCTTATGCGGAACACAACTCTACAGCCTACGCCACATATGAGAGAGGTGTAGAAGTTGGCTGCTGGGGATTGTGTATTAATGCTGTGTCTTCTGCGCTCTACTCAT acGTGCAGCGCTTCCTGCTTCCATACATCGGCCTCAAAGGATTATACTTCATGGGCTACTTTGTGTTCGGCATGGGAACCAGCCTAATCTGCCTCTTCCCGGATGTCATTGCCACACTCATCCTCTGCAGCGTCTTTGGCGTCATGTCCAGCACGCTCTACACAATCCCATTCAACTTAATTGCAGAATATCAGCGTGAGGAGGAG GAACAACCAAAGCTACAAGGCGGCAATAAAAGCCCCCGAGGCACCGGGATGGACTGTGCAGCACTCACCTGTATGGTCCAGCTGGCTCAGATTATTGTGGGAGCGGGGCTCGGAGGTCTGGTCATCGCAGCTGGAAGTGTAATTGTGGTTGTCCTGTCAGCCTCCGCTATGTCTTTGATAGGCTGCATTTTCATTGCTCTCTTTATCAGATATGTGGAATAA